One genomic segment of Dysosmobacter sp. Marseille-Q4140 includes these proteins:
- a CDS encoding YitT family protein, producing the protein MIQKTLKSYAVIAVGSLLFALAFDWFFAPNQVAIGGITGAAQVINVLIPALPVGVLTIVLNIPLFIAGWRLIGFHLLASSLFSMAVSSAAIDLIALVWEFPPMDPMLATLCGGALLGLGLGLVFSQGATTGGTDIVARLLKLKFPWLPMGQLLLVPDGVVLAAAALAFGEVSAALYGAVALFVTARVMDTVLYGLDTCKTAYIISDNWRAIADVLLTEQDRGVTILRGQGAYSGADKQVLMVAFRQRDIVQLRRTVHSLDPQAFMIVCNAHEVLGEGFGDYQKED; encoded by the coding sequence CCGTGATCGCGGTGGGCTCGTTGCTGTTCGCCCTGGCCTTCGACTGGTTCTTTGCCCCCAACCAGGTGGCCATCGGCGGCATCACCGGCGCGGCCCAGGTCATCAACGTCCTGATCCCGGCGCTGCCGGTGGGTGTTTTGACCATCGTGCTGAACATTCCGCTGTTTATCGCGGGCTGGAGGCTCATCGGCTTCCACCTGCTGGCATCGTCGCTGTTCTCCATGGCCGTCAGCTCCGCCGCCATCGACCTGATCGCCCTGGTGTGGGAGTTCCCGCCCATGGACCCCATGCTGGCGACGCTTTGCGGCGGGGCCCTGCTGGGCCTGGGGCTGGGGCTGGTGTTCTCCCAGGGCGCCACCACCGGCGGCACGGACATCGTGGCCAGGCTCCTGAAGCTGAAGTTCCCGTGGCTCCCCATGGGCCAGCTGCTGCTGGTGCCGGACGGCGTGGTCCTGGCGGCGGCGGCCCTGGCCTTCGGTGAGGTGTCCGCGGCGCTGTACGGCGCGGTGGCCCTGTTCGTCACCGCCCGGGTCATGGACACGGTGCTCTACGGCCTGGACACCTGCAAGACCGCCTACATCATCTCGGACAACTGGCGCGCCATCGCCGACGTGCTGCTGACCGAGCAGGACCGGGGCGTCACCATCCTGCGGGGCCAGGGGGCCTACTCCGGCGCCGACAAGCAGGTGCTGATGGTGGCCTTCCGCCAGCGGGACATCGTGCAGCTGCGGCGCACGGTCCACAGCCTGGACCCCCAGGCGTTCATGATCGTCTGCAACGCCCACGAGGTGCTGGGCGAGGGATTCGGGGATTATCAAAAGGAGGACTGA
- a CDS encoding lactate utilization protein, with translation MKIFETVEQNLKARGYCVKTFATAEEAAAYLDSEIDGKTVGFGGSVTLDAMGLYDLLSRHNTVAWHWKSDDPNAARKSAQAAQIYLASANGLAETGEILNIDGAGNRVASTLFGHEKVYFVIGRNKLAPTCEEALWRARNIAGPQNARRLGKKTPCAVKGDRCYDCKSPDRICRGLVTLWGPMMGMEAEVILVDQDLGM, from the coding sequence ATGAAGATTTTCGAGACGGTAGAACAGAACCTGAAGGCGCGGGGCTACTGCGTCAAGACCTTCGCCACCGCCGAAGAGGCGGCGGCGTATCTGGACAGTGAGATCGACGGCAAGACCGTGGGCTTCGGCGGCTCCGTGACGTTGGACGCCATGGGCCTGTATGACCTGCTCAGCCGCCACAACACCGTGGCCTGGCACTGGAAGTCCGACGACCCCAACGCCGCCCGGAAAAGCGCCCAGGCGGCCCAGATCTACCTTGCCTCCGCCAACGGCCTGGCGGAGACCGGCGAGATCCTCAACATCGACGGCGCCGGCAACCGGGTGGCCTCCACCCTCTTCGGCCACGAGAAGGTCTACTTCGTCATCGGCCGCAACAAACTGGCCCCCACCTGTGAGGAGGCACTGTGGCGGGCCCGGAACATCGCCGGGCCCCAGAACGCCCGGCGGCTGGGAAAAAAGACCCCCTGCGCCGTCAAGGGCGACCGCTGCTATGACTGCAAGAGCCCGGACCGCATCTGCCGGGGACTGGTGACGCTGTGGGGTCCCATGATGGGCATGGAGGCGGAAGTGATCCTGGTGGACCAGGACCTGGGCATGTAA
- the fabG gene encoding 3-oxoacyl-ACP reductase FabG gives MRQVALVTGASRGIGRAVAMELGRAGYAVCVNYLNSEDAARQAAEALRAGGSDAIALRADVADGAAVAEMVRRTEKELGPVTLLVNNAGVAGQAQFQDITDEMWNRYLAVNLGGARNTIRAVLPHMLSEKRGAIVNISSIWGLRGASCEVAYACTKAAIIALTRSLAMELAPSGIRVNCVAPGVIDTDMVQVLGQETLRDLAEQTPLGRLGRPEDIAHAVAFLASDKASFITGQVLGADGGFIV, from the coding sequence ATGAGACAAGTCGCACTGGTCACCGGGGCTTCCCGGGGCATCGGCCGGGCCGTGGCGATGGAACTGGGCCGGGCAGGCTACGCCGTGTGCGTCAACTATCTGAACAGCGAGGATGCCGCCCGGCAGGCAGCGGAGGCCCTGCGGGCCGGGGGCAGCGACGCCATTGCCCTCCGGGCGGACGTGGCCGACGGCGCCGCCGTAGCGGAGATGGTCCGCCGGACGGAAAAGGAGCTGGGCCCGGTGACGCTGCTGGTCAACAACGCCGGCGTGGCCGGACAGGCCCAGTTCCAGGACATCACCGACGAAATGTGGAACCGCTATCTGGCGGTGAATCTAGGCGGCGCCCGGAACACCATCCGTGCGGTGCTGCCCCATATGCTCTCAGAGAAGCGGGGCGCCATCGTCAACATCTCCTCCATCTGGGGCCTCCGGGGCGCCAGCTGCGAGGTGGCCTATGCCTGCACCAAGGCGGCCATCATCGCCCTGACCCGGTCGCTGGCCATGGAGCTGGCCCCCTCGGGCATCCGGGTCAACTGCGTGGCCCCCGGGGTCATCGACACGGATATGGTCCAGGTCCTGGGCCAGGAGACTCTGCGGGACCTGGCGGAGCAGACTCCCCTGGGCCGCCTGGGGCGGCCGGAGGACATCGCCCACGCCGTGGCCTTCCTGGCCTCGGACAAGGCCTCCTTCATCACCGGCCAGGTGCTGGGGGCCGACGGCGGCTTTATCGTGTGA
- a CDS encoding LexA family transcriptional regulator — translation MRLGDRIRERREQLGLSRPQLAQRLGVSPSAVSNYELGGSFPKEDILLRLFDCLETEPNDLFRDSFRAGGQVLSQGERALLEQYRSLTALGRETVRSVTRALCDYRDDLERGKPDREARVIPLYRSPAAAGYAAPVFGEDFDYIPVTEEVPQGAEFAVRIQGDSMEPWIADGSVAYVNRDPLAAGDVGIFWVDGDILCKQYYKDPAGTVYLFSLNRARADADVVLTAASGRGLACFGRVICHAPALPGRG, via the coding sequence GTGCGTCTTGGGGACCGCATCCGGGAGCGGCGGGAGCAGCTGGGGCTGAGCCGGCCGCAGCTGGCACAGCGGCTGGGCGTCTCGCCCTCCGCCGTCAGCAATTACGAACTGGGCGGCAGCTTTCCAAAGGAGGACATCCTGCTGCGGCTGTTTGACTGCCTGGAGACCGAGCCCAACGATCTGTTCCGGGACAGCTTCCGTGCCGGGGGACAGGTGCTCTCCCAGGGGGAGCGGGCGCTGCTGGAGCAGTACCGGAGCCTGACTGCCCTGGGGCGGGAGACGGTACGCTCCGTGACGCGGGCTCTGTGCGACTACCGGGACGATCTGGAGCGGGGAAAGCCGGACCGGGAGGCCCGGGTGATCCCCCTGTACCGCAGCCCCGCCGCCGCCGGCTATGCCGCGCCGGTGTTCGGGGAGGACTTTGACTATATTCCCGTCACGGAGGAGGTGCCCCAGGGGGCGGAGTTTGCCGTGCGCATTCAGGGCGATTCCATGGAGCCCTGGATCGCCGACGGTTCCGTGGCATATGTGAATCGGGATCCCTTGGCCGCGGGAGACGTGGGTATCTTCTGGGTGGACGGGGACATTTTGTGCAAGCAGTACTACAAGGACCCGGCGGGGACGGTGTATCTGTTCTCCCTGAACCGGGCCCGCGCCGACGCCGACGTGGTGCTGACCGCCGCCAGCGGCCGGGGCCTGGCCTGCTTCGGCCGGGTGATCTGCCACGCGCCGGCCCTGCCGGGCAGAGGCTGA
- a CDS encoding sigma-70 family RNA polymerase sigma factor — translation MRDTRFDTRSSEWIGDLTVWKRQNDPDNAEQLERLRRNLRRAREQELTPRQQQVLALYYDRGLTIPQIAGRLGVNRSTVSRTLRRARERLYRHLRYGL, via the coding sequence ATGAGAGATACACGCTTTGACACCCGCAGCAGCGAGTGGATCGGGGATCTGACCGTCTGGAAGCGGCAGAACGACCCCGACAATGCCGAACAGCTGGAGCGGCTGCGGCGAAACCTGCGCCGGGCCCGGGAGCAGGAGCTGACCCCTCGGCAGCAGCAGGTGCTGGCCCTGTACTACGACCGGGGCCTCACCATTCCCCAGATCGCCGGGCGGCTGGGGGTGAACCGCTCCACGGTCTCCCGGACGCTGCGCCGGGCCCGGGAGCGGCTGTACCGGCACCTGCGGTACGGACTTTGA
- a CDS encoding YitT family protein has protein sequence MLYNTLHNRWLRLVACVVGELISAAALNIFIVPLNLYTGGLLGFCQVVRTLMQTYLHISFGAYDVAGIFYFLLNIPILLLAYRTLGRHLVLKTLVCTVSYSLFYSIIPIPSSPIVSDYLTACLLGGILVGIGSGIVLTCGGSGGGLDVVGLCLSKRGSSFTVGKFSIGFNAVLYTSCLILFSPEVAIYSVIYNFFTALVLDRVHQQNVSVQALIFTRGDEKALASFVMEKLGRGVTFWTGVGAYTGENVHVLCVCLSKYEIEELLHTVHSIDPHAFITAQEGTRIYGNFLRRLSS, from the coding sequence ATGCTGTACAACACTCTGCACAACCGCTGGCTGCGGCTGGTGGCCTGCGTGGTGGGCGAACTGATCTCCGCCGCGGCGCTGAACATCTTTATTGTGCCGCTGAACCTCTACACCGGCGGCCTGCTGGGCTTTTGCCAGGTGGTGCGCACCCTGATGCAGACCTACCTGCACATCAGCTTCGGTGCCTACGACGTGGCCGGCATTTTCTACTTCCTGCTGAATATCCCCATCCTGCTGCTGGCTTACAGGACCCTGGGCCGACACCTGGTTCTCAAGACCCTGGTGTGTACCGTGTCCTACTCGCTCTTTTACAGCATCATCCCCATCCCCTCCTCTCCCATTGTCAGCGACTATCTCACCGCGTGCCTCCTGGGCGGCATTCTGGTGGGCATCGGCAGCGGCATCGTGCTGACCTGCGGCGGCAGCGGCGGCGGACTGGACGTGGTGGGCCTGTGCCTGAGCAAGCGTGGCAGCAGCTTTACCGTGGGCAAGTTCTCCATCGGCTTCAATGCCGTGCTGTACACCTCCTGCCTGATCCTGTTCAGCCCGGAGGTAGCCATCTACTCCGTCATCTACAACTTCTTCACCGCCCTGGTGCTGGACCGGGTCCACCAGCAGAACGTCAGCGTTCAGGCCCTGATCTTTACCCGGGGAGACGAAAAGGCCCTGGCCAGCTTCGTCATGGAAAAGCTGGGCCGCGGCGTCACCTTCTGGACCGGCGTAGGCGCTTACACCGGCGAGAACGTCCACGTGCTGTGCGTGTGCCTTTCCAAGTACGAGATTGAGGAACTGCTCCACACGGTCCACAGCATCGATCCCCACGCCTTCATCACCGCCCAGGAGGGCACCCGGATCTACGGCAACTTCCTCCGGCGGCTTTCGTCCTGA